In a single window of the Sylvia atricapilla isolate bSylAtr1 chromosome 20, bSylAtr1.pri, whole genome shotgun sequence genome:
- the NUP88 gene encoding nuclear pore complex protein Nup88 gives MAAECGPAEQWRAALPQHALFGRLRERAPAAPRPPRLRDLLCGLGADLLLWDGPAAALLAIGLRRLGGTDPAALGRYQTLLCINPPLFEVHQTLLSPAQHHVALIGTKGLMVLELPKRWGKNSEFEGGKSTVNCSTIPIAERFFTSSTSLTLKHAAWYPCDTLEPHIVLLTSDNTIRFYSLKVPQTPVKVIVLSDTEEETLTIKTGRAYTASLGETAVAFDFGPQVPLPRHVLGQRGSDDVLGYPLYILYENGETFLTYISLLHSTGSLGKLLGPLPMHPAAEDNYGYDACAVLCLPCVPNILVIATESGMLYHCVVLDGEEDDEQSEKSWDPRSDLIPSLYVFECVELELALKLATGDEEDPLESDFSCPIKLHRDPKCPSRYHCTHEAGVHSVGLTWINKLHKFLGSDEEDKDSLQELGAEQKCFVEHILCTKPLPCRQPAPIRGFWIVSDILGPTMICITNTYECITRPLLSTVHPASPPLLCTREDKDLAVSPLRIVAESEHSFEKHIQGILQRSSANPLHLKSADKDAAPPPEECLQLLSRATQVFREEYILKQDLAKEEIQQRVKLLWGQKKKQLEDLSYCREERKSLREMAERLADKYEEAKEKQEDIMNRMKKVLRSFHSQLPVLSDTEKDMKKELQTIHDQLQHLSNAIRQVKMKKEYQQKQMEKGRSPRKPSISLSAYQSKCIQAVLREEGEHIREMVKQINDIRSHVNF, from the exons ATGGCGGCCGAGTGCGGCCCGGCGGAGCAGTGGCGCGCGGCGCTGCCGCAGCACGCGCTGTTCGGCCGCCTCCGCGAGcgcgcgcccgccgccccccgcccgccgcgcctcCGCGACCTCCTGTGCGGGCTGGGCGCCgacctgctgctctgggacgggcccgccgccgccctgCTCGCCATCGGCCTGCGCCGCCTCGGCGGCACCGACCCCGCCGCGCTCGGACGGTACCAG ACTCTTCTGTGCATAAACCCGCCCCTTTTCGAGGTGCACCAGAcactgctgagccctgcccagcaccatGTGGCGCTCATTGGTACCAAGGGGCTCatggtgctggagctgcccaaACGCTGGGGCAAGAATTCTGAGTTTGAAGGTGGGAAATCCACTGTGAACTGTAG CACCATTCCTATTGCGGAACGGTTCTTCACCAGCTCAACATCCCTGACCTTAAAGCATGCAGCCTGGTACCCCTGTGACACCTTGGAGCCCCACATCGTGCTCCTGACATCGGACAACACCATCAG GTTTTACAGTCTGAAGGTGCCTCAGACACCTGTCAAAGTGATTGTGCTGTCGGACACCGAGGAGGAGACTCTTACAATCAAAACAGG GAGAGCCTACACCGCGTCCCTGGGGGAGACGGCCGTGGCCTTCGACTTCGGGCCGCAGGTGCCACTGCCGAGGCACGTCCTGGGCCAGCGCGGCAGCGACGACGTGCTGGGCTACCCCCTGTACATCCTCTACGAGAACGGAGAGACCTTCCTCACCTACATCAGCCTGCTCCACAG cactggcagcctggggaagctgctggggCCCCTCCCCATGCACCCAGCTGCTGAGGACAACTACGGCTACGACGCCTGCGCCGTGCTGTGCCTGCCCTGTGTTCCCAACATCCTGGTCATTGCCACCGAGTCGGGAATGCTCTACCACTGCGTGGTGCTGGATGGAGAGGAGGACGATGAGCAG TCAGAAAAGTCCTGGGACCCAAGATCTGATCTTATTCCTTCCCTGTATGTGTTTGAATGTGTTGAGCTGGAACTTGCACTGAAACTGGCAACAGGAGACGAAGAAGATCCTTTGGAGTCTGACTTCTCTTGCCCAATCAAGCTGCACCGAG ATCCCAAATGTCCCTCTAGATACCACTGCACACACGAAGCTGGTGTCCACAGTGTGGGCTTGACATGGATCAATAAACTGCACAAATTCCTTGGCTCAG ATGAGGAAGACAAAGACAGCTTAcaagagctgggagcagaacaGAAGTGCTTTGTTGAACATATTCTTTGTACAAAACCACTGCCATGCAG GCAGCCTGCTCCAATTAGAGGATTTTGGATCGTTTCTGATATCCTGGGGCCCACAATGATTTGCATCACCAACACCTACGAGTGCATTACAAGGCCTCTCTT AAGCACTGTCCATcctgcctcccctcccctgctgtgCACCAGGGAGGACAAGGACCTGGCCGTGTCCCCGCTGCGCATCGTGGCCGAGTCGGAGCATTCCTTTGAGAAGCACATCCAGGGCATCCTGCAGCGCAGCTCTGCCAACCCCCTGCACCTCAA ATCTGCAGATAAAGATGCTGCTCCTCCCCCTGAAGAATGccttcagctcctcagcagagccACCCAGGTGTTCAGAGAGGAATATATACTGAAACAGGACCTGGCAAAAGAGGAAATTCAGCAAAG AGTGaagctgctgtggggacagaaaaagaaacaactggaGGATCTGAGTTACTGTCGAGAGGAGAG GAAAAGCTTGCGGGAGATGGCCGAGCGCTTGGCTGACAAGTACGAGGAAGCCAAGGAGAAGCAAGAGGACATCATGAACAG GATGAAGAAAGTCCTTCGGAGTTTCCACTCTCAGCTTCCTGTTCTGTCTGACACTGAAAAAGATATGAAGAAGGAACTGCAGACAATCCAtgaccagctgcagcacctgagcAATGCCATCAGACAG gtgaaaatgaaaaaggaatacCAACAGAAACAgatggagaaggggagaagCCCCCGCAAACCCAGCATCAGCCTCAGTGCCTACCAGAGCAAGTGCATCCAGGCTGTCCTGAGAGAGGA ggGAGAACACATCCGGGAGATGGTGAAACAGATCAACGACATCAGGAGCCACGTGAACTTCTGA
- the RPAIN gene encoding RPA-interacting protein isoform X1, with protein MEAPVQRHRARYKSPGGPPWRDTYRRRCMERLRSSRAKLLDRYRRAGDGACGAAPGALLVQEVMEQEWQELRDRLPGIHGEQPMEQSGAGSQQVAGMGGSLTDTGDFQMLEDPDELAVLEEIQQELILQEQSVIEEYERSLRFDEECLNAMLDSLDATDRVICPVCRKNNLTVKAHLVCCQCGLYISTQDMTEGKLRSLLESTLTEHSQRCLHSPEFTVTSGMEEEASLLMSCPVCDSWMILL; from the exons ATGGAGGCGCCGGTGCAGCGGCACCGAGCGCGGTACAAGAGCCCGGGCGGGCCGCCCTGGAGGGATACGTACCGCAGG cgcTGCATGGAGCGGCTGAGGAGCAGCCGGGCCAAGCTGCTGGACCGCTACCGCCGGGCCGGGGACGGGGCGTGTggggcggccccgggcgcgCTGCTGGTGCAGGAGGTGATGGAGCAGGAATGGCAGGAGCTGCGGGACAGGCTGCCCGGCATCCACGGAGAGCAGCCCATGGAGCAG TCAGGTGCTGGAAGTCAGCAAGTGGCTGGAATGGGAGGATCACTGACTGATACAGGTGACTTTCAGATGCTGGAAGACCCTGatgagctggcagtgctggaagagATCCAGCAAGAATTGATCTTGCAAG AGCAGTCGGTTATCGAGGAGTACGAGCGGAGCCTGCGCTTCGACGAGGAATGTCTCAACGCCATGCTGGACAGCCTGGATGCCACTGACAGGGTCATCTGCCCAGTATGTAGGAA GAATAACCTGACTGTGAAGGCTCACTTGGTTTGTTGCCAGTGTGGATTGTACATCAGCACACAG GATATGACAGAAGGGAAGCTTCGGTCACTTCTGGAAAGCACCTTGACAGAGCACAGTCAGAGGTGTCTGCACAGCCCTGAGTTCACAGTCACCAGTGGCATGGAGGAGGAAGCCAGTCTGCTCATGAGCTGCCCG GTCTGTGACTCCTGGATGATTCTTCTCTAA
- the RPAIN gene encoding RPA-interacting protein isoform X2: MEAPVQRHRARYKSPGGPPWRDTYRRRCMERLRSSRAKLLDRYRRAGDGACGAAPGALLVQEVMEQEWQELRDRLPGIHGEQPMEQMLEDPDELAVLEEIQQELILQEQSVIEEYERSLRFDEECLNAMLDSLDATDRVICPVCRKNNLTVKAHLVCCQCGLYISTQDMTEGKLRSLLESTLTEHSQRCLHSPEFTVTSGMEEEASLLMSCPVCDSWMILL; encoded by the exons ATGGAGGCGCCGGTGCAGCGGCACCGAGCGCGGTACAAGAGCCCGGGCGGGCCGCCCTGGAGGGATACGTACCGCAGG cgcTGCATGGAGCGGCTGAGGAGCAGCCGGGCCAAGCTGCTGGACCGCTACCGCCGGGCCGGGGACGGGGCGTGTggggcggccccgggcgcgCTGCTGGTGCAGGAGGTGATGGAGCAGGAATGGCAGGAGCTGCGGGACAGGCTGCCCGGCATCCACGGAGAGCAGCCCATGGAGCAG ATGCTGGAAGACCCTGatgagctggcagtgctggaagagATCCAGCAAGAATTGATCTTGCAAG AGCAGTCGGTTATCGAGGAGTACGAGCGGAGCCTGCGCTTCGACGAGGAATGTCTCAACGCCATGCTGGACAGCCTGGATGCCACTGACAGGGTCATCTGCCCAGTATGTAGGAA GAATAACCTGACTGTGAAGGCTCACTTGGTTTGTTGCCAGTGTGGATTGTACATCAGCACACAG GATATGACAGAAGGGAAGCTTCGGTCACTTCTGGAAAGCACCTTGACAGAGCACAGTCAGAGGTGTCTGCACAGCCCTGAGTTCACAGTCACCAGTGGCATGGAGGAGGAAGCCAGTCTGCTCATGAGCTGCCCG GTCTGTGACTCCTGGATGATTCTTCTCTAA
- the C1QBP gene encoding LOW QUALITY PROTEIN: complement component 1 Q subcomponent-binding protein, mitochondrial (The sequence of the model RefSeq protein was modified relative to this genomic sequence to represent the inferred CDS: deleted 1 base in 1 codon): MLLARSLRAAAAAALRPPLPAPRRPLSSAFPRALLPPPAAAPALARSLWQLGGGAGRTALLRPRRGSAGRVSCGCGGLHTEGDKAFAQFLTDEINEEKKIQKHKSLPKISGGWELEVHGTEAKLVRKIAGEKITVTFNINNSIPPSAEEDTQEQQKPDEQEPELTSTPNFVVEVIKDDTKQSLVLDCHFPEDEIGHEGEEESDIFTIREVSFQPTGEADWKDTNYTLNTDSLDWALYDHLMDFLADRGVDNTFADELIELSTALEHQEYIKFLEDLKSFVKCQ; the protein is encoded by the exons ATGCTCCTCGCCCGCTCCctgcgcgccgccgccgccgccgcgctgcgcccgccgctccccgctccTCGCCGCCCGCTCAGCTCCGCCTTCCCCCGCGCCCTGCTGccc ccgcccgccgccgcgccggCCTTGGCGCGCTCGCTGTGGCAGCtgggcggcggcgcggggcggaCGGCGCTGCTGCGGCCCCGCCGGGGCTCGGCCGGCCGCGTGTCCTGCGGCTGCGGCGGGCTGCACACCGAGG gAGACAAAGCCTTTGCGCAGTTCCTGACGGATGAGATCAACGAGGAGAAGAAGATCCAGAAGCACAAGTCCCTGCCCAAGATCTCCGGGGGGTGGGAGCTGGAGGTCCATGGCACAGAGGCCAAGCTGGTGCGGAAAATCGCGGGGGAAAA GATAACGGTTACATTCAACATCAATAACAGCATCCCCCCCTCAGCTGAAGAAGAcacacaggaacagcagaaacCTGATGAGCAGGAG CCTGAGCTTACATCAACTCCAAACTTTGTTGTGGAAGTAATAAAAGATGATACAAAACAGAGCCTTGTGCTTGACTGCCATTTCCCTGAAGATGAG aTTGGACatgaaggggaggaggaaagtgACATTTTCACAATTCGGGAGGTCAGCTTCCAGCCCACTGGAGAAGCCGACTGGAAGGACACCAACTACACCCTCAACACGGATTCCCTTGACTGG GCTCTCTACGATCACCTGATGGATTTCCTGGCTGACAGAGGAGTAGACAACACCTTTGCTGACGAGTTAATagagctcagcactgccctggagcaccaggagtACATTAAATTCCTTGAAGACCTCAAAAGCTTTGTCAAATGTCAGTAG